One region of Polypterus senegalus isolate Bchr_013 chromosome 11, ASM1683550v1, whole genome shotgun sequence genomic DNA includes:
- the zgc:77880 gene encoding zf-DHHC domain-containing protein, whose protein sequence is MSLKEFWRNYNIYNIITFRIDYWDYWDEMKMSNIKGLASLYSIALVISTWIWRIRSEREGEAVRGGEEMGPSKHVVIAHYIILLVESVLFGVFVMVIFYDQLVSIITDETPIEQIRNRLMRDKTVNPHFTRKPKLALLREVFGRGSIFCWFFPVHPGPPSSGGISYSALPDYDV, encoded by the exons ATGAGCTTAAAGGAGTTCTGGAGGAATTATAATATCTACAATATCATTACTTTTAGAATTGATTATTGGGATTATTGGGATGAAATGAAGATGTCAAACATAAAAG gGCTGGCAAGCTTGTATTCAATTGCTCTGGTGATCTCCACATGGATATGGAGGATACGCAGTGAAAGAGAGGGAGAAGCAGTTAGAGGTGGTGAGGAAATGGGCCCAAGCAAACATGTTGTAAT tgCTCACTATATCATCCTTCTTGTGGAGTCTGTACTGTTTGGAGTGTTTGTCATGGTTATCTTTTATGACCAG TTGGTGTCAATAATCACAGATGAGACCCCAATTGAGCAAATAAGAAATCGTCTGATGAGGGACAAGACAGTGAACCCACACTTTACTCGCAAACCAAAGCTTGCATTACTGAGGGAAGTGTTTGGAAGAG GTTCCATTTTTTGCTGGTTTTTTCCAGTTCACCCAGGACCACCTTCAAGTGGTGGAATAAGCTACTCTGCACTTCCTGATTATGATGTATGA